CTGTTTATATTTGTGGGCCTGAACTGGATGGAAGATGATGAACGTGATGAATTGAGTGGCTGTGATGATAATATAGCTCTTTCCTTCTGGGAGACAGTACAGAAGGAAGCAACATCCTGGATAGTGCAAGCTGAAACATTCCACTTTATTTTTGGTTCATTCAAGTCTAAGTCTTCTGCACCAAAGCCCCGACTTGAACACCAGAAGAAAGctcacaaaatggaagaaaatggggCTATGCCTACAAAGCTGAGGAAGTTGGACCTGAGTAATAAtcaagaagcaacagaaaaagaagtagaaagaatcTTGGGATTGTTGCAAACTTACTTTCGAAAGTATCCTGATACTCCCGTGTCCTATTTTGAGTTTGTGATTGATCCAAACTCTTTTTCTCGTACTGtggagaatatattttatgtttctttcattATAAGGGATGGTTTTGCAAGAATAAGGCTTGACCAAGACAGGCTGCCAATATTAGAGCCGATTAATATTAACCAAGTGGGTGAGGGAAATGATCCCAGTTCTCATGGCAGGAGACAAGGAGTTATATCTTTAAGTTTACAGGACTGGAAAAATATTGTGGCAACTTTTGAGATTTCAGAGGCTATGATCACAAACTCATACTAGGGACTTTTGTTCTTAGTATAGGATGTATTTTGTGGCTTTTCCAAAGTATCTCAAAATTGAGAGTAAGATCCAAGTAGAAGCACATAGTGTATTTCATGTAAAgtgaaaaagtattttcaaaacatCAGAAATTGTTTTACTgtgcaatgtatttttttttttttggtagtttatgaAGTTGTCATGatctgttattaaaaaatattcattggcATGTTCAcggaaagattttttttgaatGCCCATTAAGACTTTACCAATAAAAGTCAGTTCTGAATTTCCTAAAAGGCATTGATAATTTACCAAAAACTCAATTTTATGATGCACTGTGATACTACATTGCTTCTTTTGTTACAGGGAACCAAAGGAATCCCGTATGAGGCTCCGACAAGGTTGGGGGAAGAgtgggtattaaaaaaaaaaaagtcaagaaagacTTTATACATAGGTCAGTGAATAAGCGATgcaacactatttttaaaaaatgtagattccTTGCTTCATTGCAAGGAAGACTCCATAAGATTAATGCATGGGTATCCATATTCTAAATAGTTTCTCCTGTGATTGGACAAAATAACCTCTACAGTAGATAGGTGAGGCATCATTTAAGTGTGTGCTGAAAGGTAAGTAGGGATTAATCAAAGACAGCAGAGGTATTCTCGGCAGGGGGAATATGGAGGCCAAATAGAGGCCAAGAGTTACAGTCTTTATCTACTTGGTTAATGTCTTCTCTGGCCTCTAATTTCCAAACCCTTTGTGGTTGCTGCTGGTACACAGATTGGCCTTCAGAATCAGTGGTGTTTCATTATGTAACAGCCTTGAATATTCCCAGTTcaattttgtgtttcttatgAGGGCTTTAAATGCCTGGAAACTATCTCTGTTTATGCTGAAATATATAACTAACTTGCCCATATGTTCTTTACTTCACCATAaagacttgttttttctttttgttgcttgcAATTATGAATTACAATCTTAGAAGTTATGCTAAAAATGTGGgtctttaagaaaacaatcttgaaGGTGCAGAGCATGTCTATTTGTaagctacttttctttctttctctttctttctctctctctctctccttccttccttccttccttccttccttccttccttccttccttccttccttctccatgctgtatgtggggcttgaatgcaggacctagagatcaagagtcacttgcccTATGGACTGAGTTGcccataagtttttttttttttttttttttttaagtttatttatttggagcacctggatggctcggttgagg
The genomic region above belongs to Prionailurus bengalensis isolate Pbe53 chromosome B4, Fcat_Pben_1.1_paternal_pri, whole genome shotgun sequence and contains:
- the EID3 gene encoding EP300-interacting inhibitor of differentiation 3, producing MQLAGCQLSAPVAGMSDEKGSLRGGVEKGEEPAGTIAGSAFSVKRVEDEEEPMKVEVAVGADGCPDDLSCREADIDPYLLGLADDEEKCRKIRRQYRQLIYSVQQNRDDIVNTASDTLSEALEEANVLFDGVSRTREAALDAQFLVLASDLGKEKAKQLNCDMSFFNQVAFCDFLFIFVGLNWMEDDERDELSGCDDNIALSFWETVQKEATSWIVQAETFHFIFGSFKSKSSAPKPRLEHQKKAHKMEENGAMPTKLRKLDLSNNQEATEKEVERILGLLQTYFRKYPDTPVSYFEFVIDPNSFSRTVENIFYVSFIIRDGFARIRLDQDRLPILEPININQVGEGNDPSSHGRRQGVISLSLQDWKNIVATFEISEAMITNSY